Part of the Antechinus flavipes isolate AdamAnt ecotype Samford, QLD, Australia chromosome 2, AdamAnt_v2, whole genome shotgun sequence genome is shown below.
ataaacatatctaatataaatatattagataAAAGCTATTAAAGCTATTAGATAACAAGAATTTGAGGCCTCAGAAGATCAACCTGTAGAAATTAGAGAAACAGATTTTTGTTggatttagcaattttttttttaacaattagagaTGTTCAAGTATGGAATTAGATATGGAATTTATTATCAAAAGATCTATTTAAGCCCAACATGTCAACATTGGTAGGGGTAATGCAGAGAGTAGCACTGAACTGGATAGATGAGGTTATACCAGATAGCatctaaaatttcttccaattctacTATTCTCTCAGTGTTTACCTCCTCTTCAGAAGAGTGTCCACCATGAAATCTGACTGTAaagttattaatatattttttaaaaatcctttttataaGTATTTAATCACAGCAGACCTAATATGATGCCTGTTCATGTTTCTAGttcatgttaaataaaatatgttattttggcTCTGAAATATGCCATGAGAGAAAATGCACAATTGCTTTGGGAGAAACTCATGAAAAAGCTGCTCCCACACACAAATTTTGAAATAACTACATTTCCCCTAGCCATAACTTCAAAAgaagtaatgaaaataaaataaaacaaaatttcaaacttgtctttcatttctttctcccatcagacATTATTCTGAGTTAAGAGGAATAATTGAAGGTTAGATAGAATCTAATCTATAAAAGACTGTTCTTTAGCAGGTTTTGGAGTCAAAAATTTAGGCAACTGTTTAAAAAGGATGTACGTTCTAGAGTCTTCTTGTGGAATAACAGTATTGTACTATCTCTGGAAGTTTTTTGTTCTCcacaaaacaattttcaaaataaatctttCAAACTGATACCACCTTGATCATTGGAAAACCATGTGAGAATTGCAATAGCTAGGAGGAAAACCAACATGCCATTCCAAATAAGATGCTTTAAGGTATAGTTTTGGAATTTTCTACCATGACCCTCAGCTTTAAACCAGTCTACTACTTCCTTGAGGTCAAATGGCTGTGGTTCATAAGCCAGTTCCGTTCTAGCCTTCTCCATGCTGAAATAATGTGTGACCCCAGTTTTATAGACTTCTGCTCTGGTGAGGAAAGGCTGAAAATTATAAAACCTGCCCAAGAGGAAGTACACCATCTCTGTCATGAAAGCAATGAAATAAATGAGTTTTAATGGTAGTCGTATGGTAGGGAATGGATAACCCAATCCTTCAACTAAAGGCCTGAAGAATTCAAAATTATTCACTGGTCTTCCATCAGAGATAAAATACGCCTGCCCAGAGGCAATGTGTTTCTTGTCAGCTTTTAAAGCTTCTGAGGCCAGAATATGGGCTTGTACCAAATTATCCACATGGACAAAATCTACCAAGCTTTTGGGATCTCCATACACAAATTTGAAGAGccccttttctatatatttcactATCCTGGGAAGATGCCTCTGTTCTCCAGGCCCATAGATACCAGCTGATCTCAAAACACAGGTTCTCAAAACACCAGTTCCCCTGTCCAAGGTTGTTCCATTTGCCTCCAGTACTTTTTTGTCTGCAACAGATTTGGTGCGAGAGTAGTGATCAGGATGAAGATGAAGAGGTAGGTAGGGCAGAGATTCATCCCCATTCACTATAACTTGGCCTCCAAACACCACATTATAAGTACTAGTATATATCAATCTTGACACTCCTTTCCTTCTGCAAGCCTCGAGTACATTTTCTGTGCCTTTTACATTGACATCTTCAATACGCTTATGATTCAGTTGCTCCTTTCCTGACATGCCAAAGGAAGCAATATGGAAAACACAAGTAACATTTTGCAAAGCTTTCTCTAAATCGGTGATGCTGCGAATATCTCCACATATCAACTTCATCCCCTTGGGAATATCTTGAATAGGAATGTTGATATCAAACAGAATCACAGTGATACCCTTCTTGCATAGTGTATAACCCAAACTGAAATGAGAAGGAGAAAACATCACAAGTATTAATTACAATGCTGTCTCTAGTAAAATTAACAAATGATTAATGTTTGAAatgtgaattaaataaaattttcttggaaTTACAGATTTATCTCATTTACATATTGAATATGTGAAAAGTAATACATAATTTGTAAATCTATATCACTGGCTTATTTTATGACTACAGAATAGCATTACCTTTCAAGTGATGTTCTTTAGGTAATGGTTCTTAATGCTTTCAtccccattttctcttttcttcagtaTCCCTCCTCCATtctcagtttaaaaaataaaaaactaaaagctATTATggtatctgtttttaaaaaatcctttgatGTGAAAAAACACTTCtaattatatttactttgttaaTTAGATTTTCAAATATTGACTTTTTTTGGAAGTGGAACACACATGTATTAATGGATTTTACTGTCCAAGGTGGTCTTTGTAGTGAGTTCACATACAAGATTACTACTGTGACATTATAACTGATAGTCTGTATTACAAAATTATTACAGCTCCCAGATATACTTTTTCTATTCTTCCATTAAAGCAACAACTTAGGAAAGAAATACATGAatgtcttccccttccctccccccccatagGTACTGACCGGAAACCAAAGTAGCCACCTCCTCCTGTAATAAGTACTGTTTCCTGAGGTGATTTTTGGAGGTCCATGTCTGTGTACTGAAGCAATTAAAGtgaatctaaaagaaaaaaaatgctttaagaaaGATGTTAATCTCAATATGGACAAACTAAAGATATTCCACaagatctctttcttttcttatattcttcAACTCAAATGACTCATATGTTTCACTTGAAGAGGTAACCCTTTTCCCTGCCAAGGTAATTACCTCTATATGCACTCTCAATTCTACCCTATTCTAGTTTCTCCAGCAGATTATTCCTTCCATCatcccttttctccttcactATAGGTCTCCTCTTACTAGCTCTTTCCCATATCtcccttttccttaaaaaacaaaacaaaatcttttaattGATCCTATCATCTCCCTACCTGTTGTActatctttctccctttctcagtTAAACTTTCTGAGAAAGCTATTAACATTCAATGCTTTTACTTCCTCCTCTTTCACTCCTGTTCTAAATCCTTCTGacctcatttttcaattgaaacTACTCTCTGAAATTGTCAGTgacctcttaattgccaaatagaatgccttttctcaatcctcatccctTTTGACCTCTCTGCACCTTCTGACACTGTCAATCATTCTTTTCCtggatattttcttctctctacatTTTCATGACACTGTTCTTTCCTGGTCCTCTACTCCTATCTGTCTGACTGCTCTTTAGTTTCCTTTGTTAGATCTTCATCTAAGTCATAACTTAGGTGTCCCTCAAAGCTCCATCCTGAGctttctcccctttttatttctcccttgaTGATTAGCTTctgtggattcaattatcatttctatgcaacTGATTTTCCGATTTCTGTATCCAGTTCTAATCTTCTGATCTCTAGTCTCACATCACAtttggatgaaatttttttttcttcatctattgccTAATTTTCATGAGCTcctcacttttgtttttattgggaAGTTTTTCACTATTGTCCTGGACACTCTGGAGTCCTCAGAACCCAAACTACTTGCTTCAATCACGGCTGTGTTTAAAtctacaattttgtttttttctgggaaTTGTGATTCTGGTGAGCCAGATCTCAGactaaagttgttcattttcaATAATTCAGATAAAAGATCATATAAAATTAAGCTTATAACTAAAGAACTAAATTTTGAACTATAGATTTTAATAATTAACTTAGCATAAAGTAAAACTTGAAATCTGCATATTCTTttgataaaaatatacatatcttGGGGGAAAGAGCTAACATGGCAAAATAGCAGGCAGAAGTACAAGCCCCATGACCAACTCTTCCAAAGAGACCTAGAAAATGTACCAGACTGAATCCTGatggagaaatacaaaaaaaaaaaaatgtctctgtGAGTTCATTTTTCTGGCCAAGATATGTATAGAGAAGCAGACAGAGAAGTCTGGGGACACTAGGGATACATCCGGTCAGGAAAACACTCTAGGAAGGAGGGAGATAATAAACTAGGGCAAGAGGAAGTAGCCCCCAAAGGGCATGAGGATGCAGGAGCTGGTGCCAACTGGAGGCTTTGTTACAACCCAATTTAAGTCAAAGATCCTCAGTGGACAGAGATTTGTGCCCACGACTGAGGTTCTAGGAAAGGGGCTGTGTGCCAAGAGGGGAGCAAATGCAGCAAGCAGTGTGGCTGAGATGCCCAGAAGCAGAGTAGGGCTTCAGTTCCAATTTGCAGCCTCCTCTGAAGCCTATAGAGAAATTAGAGTAGGAATCCCAGGCCAAAGGGAACCAGTGCAACTTACCAGCTGAGTCCAGCAGCAGTAGGACCTTTTGCTCAGGATAAGGCACTTGAAGAGTTTAGATTAGAGGGTCAGGAATTAGATTTTGCCTTGGATCAGATCACTGGTAGCTTAAATGTTCCCAGCCTGAGTGATCCCTATAGGATCTCTACAATATTCAATATTCCCAAGAAAGCAAGAGTAGGAAGAGTCCGGATCTTCCCTATAAAAAGGTGCAGAGCTTAGCTCTTACATcagctctgaaatcagaaagtaatctggaagaatgagcaaacagaaaaaaTTCCACCATAAAAAGCTATGATGGTGGCAGGGATGATCAAGATACAAACCCAGAAAAGAATGCCTCTAAAACATCTATCAGCaatatctttaagaaaaataCTTTGGGAACAAATTCAAACAGGATTCCTTGAAGAGATGAAacaagaattttgaaaaatggtTTTGTATATGAAATGAGAgttcttgaggggaaaaaatggaaaaaaatgagggctatagaaagaaagaattggaaagggaatcaACAGATTTGTCCAGGCCACAAACTATGAAAATTAGGATGGATCAAATTGAAGCCAGtagataaatgtaaaaacaaagtcaaaagactaaaaaaaaaagaaaatataaaatatttcatagcaaaaacaattgacctggaatcCTGActgagaacaaatttaaaaatcatac
Proteins encoded:
- the SDR42E1 gene encoding short-chain dehydrogenase/reductase family 42E member 1, producing the protein MDLQKSPQETVLITGGGGYFGFRLGYTLCKKGITVILFDINIPIQDIPKGMKLICGDIRSITDLEKALQNVTCVFHIASFGMSGKEQLNHKRIEDVNVKGTENVLEACRRKGVSRLIYTSTYNVVFGGQVIVNGDESLPYLPLHLHPDHYSRTKSVADKKVLEANGTTLDRGTGVLRTCVLRSAGIYGPGEQRHLPRIVKYIEKGLFKFVYGDPKSLVDFVHVDNLVQAHILASEALKADKKHIASGQAYFISDGRPVNNFEFFRPLVEGLGYPFPTIRLPLKLIYFIAFMTEMVYFLLGRFYNFQPFLTRAEVYKTGVTHYFSMEKARTELAYEPQPFDLKEVVDWFKAEGHGRKFQNYTLKHLIWNGMLVFLLAIAILTWFSNDQGGISLKDLF